Genomic segment of Nocardioides plantarum:
CACGATGGTGTCGGCCACGGGCACGGTGGAGCCCTCGATGCCGGTGAACTGCTTGGCCACGTAGGTGTTCTGCGACAAGAAGCGCTGGATGCGGCGCGCCCGGCTGACGATGACCTTGTCCTCCTCGGACAGCTCGTCGACGCCGAGGATCGCGATGATGTCCTGCAGCTCCTTGTTGCGCTGCAGGATCTGCTTGATGCGGATCGCGCAGTCGTAGTGGTCCTGGCCGATGTACTCGGCCGACAGGATCCGCGACGTGGAGGTCAGCGGGTCGACGGCCGGGTAGATGCCGAGCGACGCGATCTCGCGCGACAGCTCGGTGGTGGCGTCGAGGTGGGCGAACGTGGTCGCCGGAGCCGGGTCGGTGTAGTCGTCGGCCGGCACGTAGATCGCCTGCAGCGAGGTGATCGAGTGACCACGCGTCGAGGTGATCCGCTCCTGGAGCGTGCCCATCTCGTCGGCGAGGTTGGGCTGGTAGCCCACGGCGGACGGCATCCGGCCGAGCAGGGTCGAGACCTCGGACCCGGCCTGGGTGAACCGGAAGATGTTGTCGATGAAGAGCAGCACGTCCTGGCCCTGCACGTCGCGGAAGTACTCCGCCATCGTGAGCGCGGACAGCGCGACCCGCAGGCGGGTGCCCGGCGGCTCGTCCATCTGGCCGAAGACGAGGGCCGTCTGTCCGAGGACCTCGGCCTCCTCCATCTCGACGATGAGGTCGTTGCCCTCGCGGGTGCGCTCACCGACCCCGGCGAACACCGACACGCCACCGTGGTCCTTGGCGACCCGGGCGATCATCTCCTGGATGAGC
This window contains:
- the atpD gene encoding F0F1 ATP synthase subunit beta, whose translation is MTATIEESHETGAAGVGRIARVIGPVVDVEFPVDAMPEIYNKLLVDVTLSGETTTLPLEVAQHIGDGMVRAISLKPTDGLVRGGLVTDTGKPIMVPVGDATLGKVFNATGDVLNLEEGQSFEPADYWGIHRKAPAFDQLESKTQMFETGIKVIDLLTPYVQGGKIGLFGGAGVGKTVLIQEMIARVAKDHGGVSVFAGVGERTREGNDLIVEMEEAEVLGQTALVFGQMDEPPGTRLRVALSALTMAEYFRDVQGQDVLLFIDNIFRFTQAGSEVSTLLGRMPSAVGYQPNLADEMGTLQERITSTRGHSITSLQAIYVPADDYTDPAPATTFAHLDATTELSREIASLGIYPAVDPLTSTSRILSAEYIGQDHYDCAIRIKQILQRNKELQDIIAILGVDELSEEDKVIVSRARRIQRFLSQNTYVAKQFTGIEGSTVPVADTIVAFNKIADGEYDHVAEQAFFMCGGLDDVEAKWAEIQKNL